The stretch of DNA tttcgatgtgtttggggtcattgtcctgtttgggtcttgggcgcagttcggtgttcaatcttcgggctgatgacgttaggttatcttggaagaatttgaaggtaatcctccttcttcattatcccatttacgctctgtaaagcaccagttccattggaagcaaaacagccccacagcatactactaccaccaccgtgcttgatggtaggcatggtgtacttggggttaaaggcctcaccttttctcctccaaacatattgctgggcattgtggccaaacagctcaatttttgtttcgtctgaccacagaactttcctccagaaggtctgatCTTTGTccgtgtgatcagcagcaagcttcagtcgagccttaaggtgccgcttttgaagcaagggcttccttcctgcacggcagcctctcagtccatggagatgcaaaacacgcttgactgtggacactttgACACCTGTATtctagcagcttctaattcttggcatatCTGCTTTttagtgattctcggttgaatcttcaccctcctgaccaattttctctcagcagcaggtgatagcttgcgttttcttcctgatcgtggcagtgacaaaacagtgccatgcactttatacttacaattgtttgcactgttgctcttgggacctgcagctgctttgaaatggctccaagtgactttcctttcAGATCCATGCTGAATGtatgtgttgctgtatgtatatttttgacccagcagatttgatcactttttctgttaacccataataaagtcataaaagaaccaaacttcatgaatgttttttgtgacaaagtatctgctccaatcactctatcggagaaaaatcggagttgtagaaataactggaaactcaagagagccatgacattatgttcttcacaagtgtatgtaaacttttgaccacaactgtagattATTGTACAATAAAAAAgtagtaaagaataaaagtgaATACACTGTTGGAACGATGGgtgaatgaagaggatgctgggatacacacatacagtagaggtccctcttagccaattggatgccaggaatgctaggcaatagctaaTGCCATAGGAGCTACCAGTCCAGCATGTTACATTCAGTCAACTCTAGGAGCTGCGAGtagcagccatactgtatttttgcatgtcttaacctgaaaattctgtatgtagagacgttcataagtagaggtaccactgtactaaccCCGAAAACCCACAGAGTCCATCACAGCTCAGCTCAGATCTGTTGCAGACTGCGTTGCCCAATGCCCATGTCCCTTGTCCGGTTCATACACCCGCGGGCCAATGCACAACACTGAGGAAAACATGCTCCATTTCCTGTTTGGTGCATGCTTAATGGCAGGACTTGATCCAAGCCACAGGTTAACGGACCGGAAAATAGACCTCGTCTGTATTTTTAGTTTGACAGACTCTGATCGGAGCTGAAACCTATTTGTTGCGTTGTTTGGAACGAAGCAACGCTGAGCAGATACGGACTGTATGGAATTTGGGGGTTGCTCATTTTGGCATTCTATTACAATTCACAGATAAGGTGAAGTCGTCTTCTTGTCCCATGGAATCTTCTCAGCTCCCTCTTTCCCGCGCTTCTGCGTCTGGAGTCGTGATGTTAACACTTATTTTGCTGAGCTTAAGGAGTAGGTCTTCGTTCACTCTCGCAAGGCCGTCAAAATGCAGACACGTGACTCACTGTTGACTTATGCTATTGGGATTCATAATCAAGTGTGATCGAACTACTAATGCCGATTGATTTTACATTACGTGATCATCTAACAGTCTTAACATAGTAGGTTTCTAGCTACATACagtggaatacattataatttgattcgttccacagccccaaGGCAGCACAGAGGATCATTGGCTGTCCTTTCCCCTTTTTGATGGACATTTACTCCTACCGGTGCCTCAGCAGAGCTCTAAACAAACATCCTCAAGGACAGCTCACATCCTGGTTTCCAGCTGTCTGAACTGCTTCCCTCTGGGGGACGCTATAGGTGTTttaaagcaaaacaaacaagaCAGAGGAAGAGTTTCCTAAAGCCCTCTCCACCCTGAACTGCCACattaacaccacatcaccctatgtccaatattcatgacatgcaatattctatgtgcaatattcATTGCCTTCACAatcaaactgctgctacttctattcacacatattctatgtgcaatacttatttacgtgcaatattcaatgccttcactgtcaactgctgctacttcacttcgattatttgcactgcctgaacataggactacctcatacacaTTCTTTTAGATTTGATACTTTTaaacttgcaagtcacttttgagatttttactagtcctgcactgtaaagggagattctccacaatttcattgcacAACAGTATAATgacataaagggctattctattcttggATGAAAGTGGCTCgtctttctgtttattagtcatgtagcatatcctggaatgatttcctgacccatgatcGATTCTAGTTGTATCGCCGTATCGTGAGAGCATTGATATTATGAGTCTTGTATCatgcatcgttatcgtgaggtaTCCAGAGGTTCCCAACCCAAGTTGCTACACAGTAGGGAGTGTTGCTCTCAAACAGTCTTCAAAGTGATGTGATGCGGTCTTGGGATTACTGAAGATCTTTGACTGTTATATTATCTTGTATAATATTTCCAGTGGTTTACCGAGTCACATCACTTTTCGATCCAATTTTAATGTATTGCTAATCTTCCCGACTTGACTTATTCAAGAGTAGTCTCCCATTCAGGTACTAGCCAAGATGGAACCTTCTAACATTCCCAAGAGTCATCAGGCCACCGTTTAAGTCAACAATGAGTCTAAACACTTCCATCCCTGCCAAAAAACCAAAAATGAGATTAGGAGGAACACATGATGAGAGCAAAATGTTAGAATTTAATAGCCCTCAGATTAAGAAATACCAGTTTTGACAAAAGCGGTTTAATGCATCCTGACAAAATGTTAATGTCTAGCTTCTGATCACGTCccatttatttcaatgcaattcCACAAACCGTTCACACAGGAACATAAAATGGAACTCCAGCAAtagatatataaatatatgtaataaaatgataaaaaaaataccaaatatggcaaaaaccttcaaaaaaatgtaacaaaccaAGCCATGAAGCTGAAATTTTCAAACGCTTCAATGTTTTTGAGTGGTAATACTGTAGACAGGATAGTGTTAATCTTAACTCGGAAAGgctaacttacttattttttgagAACTGAGCCTTACTGGGCTGGGAAAAGCTTACATTTCCTTGTCCGCCACTGGGAACTGGTGGGAGGATATGGCCAGGGTAGAGTGCAGTTGCGAAGGAAAAATTACACAGGTAGTTGGGATCGTTGGTCcaatttacagtattttgaacCCATGGCAAAGAATACTGCTGGTGTTGTAACCACTGCTGAGATGGCTGATTCATCCATCCCATGGCTGATGGATAGTGGCCCAAGAATGGCATGGTGAAATGGTTGGCTCCCTGTGGGAAGTGAAACTGTAGAGCAGAAGACTCTTCTACGTTATTCTTCCCAAGACTGTGACTACCTGCTGTTCTGTGATCTGTAGTCAGCGCGATGGGAGCAGACTCTGAATTGACTTGTGACACAAAAGGGATGTGACTACCTGAACTTGACAGCTGAGATTCACTTGGACCCGCCATCGCACCAGTGAGCATTTCCCGATGAGCTCTGTCTAAATTGCAATTTACACGGTTTTCCGAAAGTTCAACCGTATTTGTATTGCCTTGAGGCGCTGCCATCTGTCGATGATCTTTGTCGAGTTTGCAATCGTATTGTACACGATTTTCTAAAATAGTATGGCACTGAAGCACTTCTGTCTGTTCGGGAATGGAACTTTGGCTAATGTTTGCCAGTTGTGGTTTTTCAGTCTTAAATAAATTTGGCTCACGGGAAACAACTGTGTTGGTCGAATTATCAGTCATAATCATTGAGCACTCCTGGGGTGAGCTTCTCGCAGGAGGAGGATCCTGCGTGACACTTTGGATCCCTTGCCTGGTCGACGGACTTTTAAGGGTCTTTGAATCCCATCTACTCTTGCTCGCCACATTAATGGGCTGCACAGACATCAAGTTAGACCCTTGAGCTATGGGGTGGCTGGTGCTGACAACAATTCCGTCAACTGCCTTGGGAGGGCACTTCTTCGAACTGGAGTTTGTTTCTTGTATCACAGAAGCAGGAGGAGGATCTGGCATGACACATTGCATCCCTGGCACTGCCGACTGACTTTTAATCATTGAGCACTCCTGGGGTGAGCTTCTCGCAGGAGGAAGATCCGCCGTGACACATTGGATCCCTTGCCTGGTCGACGGACTTTTAAGGGTCTTTGAATCCCATCTACTGTTCCTCGTCACGTTGATGGGCTGCACAGACATCAAGTTAGAGCCTTGAGCTATTGGCTGGCTGGTGCTGACAGCAATACCGTCAACGGCCTTGGGATGGCATTTCTTCAAACTTGAGTTTGTTTCTTGTATCACAGAACCACTGTGGTCACCAGGAGCCAGATTCCCTGAGAATGGTGGTGGGTGGGTTTCCATTGACTTCCGTTTGCATTTGACTGGCCGAAAATCAATGTTTTGGGTCTTATTGGTGCAAATCCTGATGAGATCATCTAAAGACTCGAGAGATGCTCTTTTCTTGGTTGGGAGGTATTCCTCTTCAGAAATTGTTGGACCCAGAGTTGAGGAAGTTACATCTTTCGGAAATGCCTCTTCTACATGAAAACTAGATGGCATTTTGGTGACTGGAGTAGACTCTGGGCAAATCAGGTCATGTTTTCTTTGAGAACTTGGTTGTGTCTTGGAAATGCAACCAATACTGAAAGGAGATATATCCTCTAAAAGCACAATTTCAGCTTTCACCTGAGAACTAGGCACGTTGTCTGTGCCTTGAGTTGCAGTTACAGGAGACCCTAAAGGCAAGAGAGCCACTCCATcctttatttgaaaaatatttggCATTTGAAACTCCTCAAGAACTGGATCAGCAGTTCCATGACCTTGACACTCTTGTGGCATTGGCTCAGCCTTCATTTGAAAGCCAGGCTGCTCCATGTAAATGGGACCGGCTGTCTCAAAAGGTTCAGACTCTGAAGGCATCAACCCAGCCTTTAAATGATCAGCGGTTTCAAAAGATTCAGACACTGACGGTAACGGCTCAGCCTTCGCTCTATAACTGTGCTTCTCAAAAATGGGACCAGCAGTTTCACCAGATTCAGACTCTGAAGATACCGGTTCAAAAATCCAATCAAAGCTAGGCTGCTCGTTGAACTTGGGACCAGCTGTTTTAAAAGATTCAGACTCTGAAGGCATCAACACAGCCTTTATTTGATAGCGAGGCTGTCCCTCAAAAACAGGATCAACGGTTTCAAAAGATGCAGACTCTGAAGGTAAATGCTCAGCCTTTGTATGATAACTGCACTTCTCAAAAATGACACCAGCAGGTTCACCAGAATCAGACTCTGAAGATACAGGTTCAAAAATCCATTCAAAACTAGGATGAGTCTCAAAAGTGCGTCCAGCAGATTTGGACTTTGGTTTGAGAGGGAATGCTGACTTGATATCTTCGATCTGCTTCTCAGGAATAGCTTTAGTAGTTTCAGACACTTGGGGCTTCGGTTTATCCTTCACTTTAAAATGTAGCTGCTCCTCAGAAATGGCTTTAGCAGTTTCATGCTCTTGCGGCATCGTTACAGCTTTCACTTCCAAACTGGGCTGGTCTTTAGAGATAGGACTAGGCCTTTCATGAGGTTGTACCTGCCAGCTCATCGGCTCATTCTTAACTTGAACAAAATAGGGGGCCTTAGTGACAGAAACCAAGTTTTCAGGAGGCTTATATTGCATATCCATTTGCTCAACCTTCATTTGGAAGGGAGGTGATGTACTACAGACAGGACTCAAAATTGATGGTTGTGTTGGAATATGAGAGCTTGTGCAGGTCTTTTGGGCACCGAAGGAGGTTCTAGCGGAAGACGAGGCAGGAACAGAATCAGCATTCATGTCCACAGGCAAGTCCTTGGTTTGTCCACTCTGTTGCTCagatgctcggttttctttgaAGACAAAACCCAGAATGACAATAGTAAGTGTCAAAAGTAAATCTTAAAGGATTCACATACCATTTTGTTGCGATGAGACGCCAGGCTGAAAGGTGCCATGCTGCAGCATGTCGAGAGCTTTAACCAAAAAGAATCCAGTTGATGCAATTTATGACACACACTCATGGGTAATAAATAACCCAGATTGGAAAGTGACAAAAATACCTTCTGCAAATGGAGCATTCCAAACAGACTCGTACATATCTTGGCAGAGGAATACaacctttgcaaaaaaaaaaaaaagaataataataaatggaaTATTGACATTTGGAACAAGGCATTTGTGCTAAAGGTTACCTTTGCGTCACTGTTTTTGGAACGCTCCTGCGCTGCAATTTTAACAATGACATCATTGAGGATATCCAATTTCATCTCCTGCATTAAGTCCTCATCATACCAAAATGAATCCAGTAAATGAGGGTAAGCTCTtagctgcaaaaaaatattctatTACTGAATATCAATTTTAAAAGTGCTGGCAAAAGAGTCAGTTAAACCACTCCTTACCATGTATTTGAGCTGATGCTCATCACTAACGATGTGCTGGCAGATATCCTGGAGGCTGAATTTCTGGTCACAGCTCTCACACAAGTAGAATGAATCTTTCAATGTCCCACAGCACTCGTACACAGATGATAGACCTGACGGGGAAATTTCTTTTAGTTTCCGATTAGTTGCAGGTGTGGTGCATTGGTCAGACACTCCTTACTCACCTATGATCGGCTTCTTGGACCGGTACCTCACCCACAAGAAAGAATTCAAGTTACTTCCATTTCCTGTAACAACATAATAGTGGCAACAGTGCATCATCTTCTCAAACAGAAATCCTGGAAAAAAAGCAACCTACCTGGCCCAAGAATGGGGACCTGGGATACATTAGATCCTTCATCGATTGGTGCATCATGCAGAATGGACTCACGTTCAGTTTTGCATCTTACAATCCGATTTTGTGTGCCCGTTTCCAACTCAGGAGGCAGTTCTGGTCCTGGTGACGAAGGTGAGGCCCTATTGGAGACCTCCAAATCCTCATCTTCAAGCTCTAATTCTCGATCAGAAAAATGTGTGTCTGGTTCTATCAGCTCTAAAGATGAGCCTGACTCCGAACCTTCCAGATCCTGAACGTCCTTTGAGCCTGTACTAGCAATTTGTTGCTCTGGGCCTAATGACAGTTCTGGTGAGGGCTCATTGAAGCTGGACAGACTTTCCTCCATATCCTTGACATCTGTATCACCAATGTGCAGGTCTGGTCCTAACAACACTGAAGGTGAGCACTCATCatcattttcttcatttaattGTGATTCTGGGCCCAGTGACACTGACGTTAAGGAGTCATTCAAGCCTTCTGGATTTTCTTCAGCAAAATCATCATGATCATCTATCTTCTGCTGCCCAGACATCGTTTCACTGAATTCGCCTTGACGGGTCGTCTGAACAGTGGCTTCTGGCTCGGCAGTTAAGCTAGTAGAAGTACTAGCATGAGCCTCTGTGTCCAATGCTGGCAAGAGAAAGatgacatttattttagaaaACTCAAAATGTCATGTTTAAGTTCAGTGGTAcaatacctctacttacaaatgtCTCTATGTACAGAATTTTATGACACGCCTAAACTGGAGAATACTGCCTCTTGTTACAAAAGAAAATTCAGGATATGAAAGacgaaaatacagtatggctggtactcgcagctcccagtttactgaacgtagcatacttatagctgctctgctatTGGCAATTGCCTAGCATCTTTCCTGGCACCAActagctaagagggacctctactgttatTGTATCCCGGAGTCCTCTTCATTCACcactcgtgttccgacagctttacatgagtataTTTACTTTTATTCTTATTCTTTTACATAATGCACAACTGTCATTTAATgtttcttcttttcctttcagCCTTTCATgtttcttcttttcctttcagcttttcccttcaggggtcGCCACAGCGAATCAGTTGTCTCCATCCAATCCAGTCTtctgctctcacaccaactACACTCGTCTCTACTTACGAAGTTTTcagtttacgaaactacttccagaaccaattaatttcctaAGTAGATGTACCACTGTAATATTTGTTACGTGGTTTTTGACATGAACCTAGTAAAAGTCAGCAAAATATACTGGACGTACACAATATATGCACTACTTAACAATTTGTACAATACAGCACGCTCTCCTTCCGCTCCCATATCAATGACATAACCAGATCAGCCTACTTTCACCTTCGCAATATTTCTTGCCTCTTCCCTTCTCTCAACCGCCATATCGCTTACACTCTTGTCTGTAGTCTAATTACTTCCCAGCTCAATTActgtaactcactgctcttcggtGTCCCAAATAAGTCCCTCCAGAAAATACAGCTCCTCCAAAACTCAGCAGCATGCCTGATCACTCGGACCCccaccacatcacccccatcatccgtcaacttcactggttcccagttaaacaaagaatcaactacAAGATCCTCGTCATTACTCTCAAAGCACTCCATGGCCatacatacattgcactaccctccccacacaatcccatcacggtgctgggtaatggctgctagCCGGGAACCTGGCGGCCACAGTAATAAGGTGGTAGGTAGGTCCCACATTTCTCTATGGCGTGTCTCCCAGAGCTTGGCCtctcctctgcctgggctgccggccgcgggagtggggggaggttgGGGCACCGATCTTGCGTCACCCCGCGGCGGCTCCTTAGCATTCTCCTGCTtctgccttcccctctcttctctgtcaGGGTATCAGCCCTGCGCTTCGTCGCGGGTCACTGGCTGGACGCCGGTGGCTGGGTGTCGCCTGCTCCggtgggggaccctgccctgccctgggcttggtgggccgttgaGTGTCCCGTGCTGTGCCAGGGGCTGCGGCTCGTGGGGCGGGTTGGGTTGGTGGTgcatcccctcttcccatccctgaaggctagTTGATGGggacgcgggtggcccgggggaccaccctggatccgggGTGGGGGTGACGATGGtttctttgctgggctgcgagaGGAGGGCTGGGCAGTGCTGGCTCCCTGCCttatctccctccctccctgggctggctgggtgggggccgtggctctGGGGTGGGGCCGCTCATCTGCATGGCTGTCACGTGTTTGGTGGGGGTCGCGCGCGGCTGCATGTGATTTGGcgcactgggggggggggggcgcagtaGCGTAGGGTAggttgccgacgggcttacactcacaagggattcagacaattactggtttctagatcacaaaGCTcagttgtgtacactccacccctcccaaccacttagcttatagactcccacaCCCCCCTccacttctttccctggtcaacaggccccccacatggtgtcaaccggaaatacatctagctgacgatagcaccaacatattcatagttagtgtaggcgttcaatgtatttctttttggtgttttctttcttttcttgtgttttcttttgttcccccataaccccttcctgttcgctgctttgtcataataaacaaggtatgttAAATTATCACAATGGGAGGATGTAACTCTcagtgtgaaacattaaaactgatcAGACCAACCAGACACTtaaagacttccattctctgtgtcaaacagctgaaccggACaggtttataaaaataaaataaaataaaaaaaatatgccaagtaatgaGGAATGGAacggagtaaacatcatgctcaactcctgccgctagataaaaatccAATAatgcctgactgcggccgagagCCGCtataaactacgcccacataatgctacggtaaatatcatgtatatactgtagaactagatgcgaaatgacaagacTGTGGCGTTAGCAcgtgtatagaaaactagatgcgaaatgacatacTTGCCGGCAatagtaaacagtcgccattttaaagcagtagacttttctggaaggctgttgtagcgaaccttccgagcgaacctaattaagtttttatctaaagtactcctaaatcggcaaaatctagtcttgaatccatctttaaaaccgttttttaaaactttcac from Corythoichthys intestinalis isolate RoL2023-P3 chromosome 22, ASM3026506v1, whole genome shotgun sequence encodes:
- the LOC130910324 gene encoding uncharacterized protein LOC130910324 isoform X3 — encoded protein: MTSFFELHFDTKWREGLACQICLTKYKIFAEFKRHISSKEHQKKMTQVFQTESLSPSGKLPRIIVIERDVQLTTQQPLLGLQLLTICFSRTLSKVFYLCHICKENVRDNNILEHLNSNHHRVNYHSNNPDMEQLPCEDMSPSGRKRKLEENSDAGWMGALKILNLPQRLLNLYKDFSYYQAVMKSLDAYKVPKLFEGSEPKKLRIEEAQRNGPPHPDASEKSYKILCQNCNIEFNTQAQYFQHVENDQHVMWTRSLTRQGNNHSSSNPIELKDPRKAAQSFLSQSLNEGIFNQLDEHSVPGASMMVFCYCSKAKCDPICTCCACQDTFPKDLLKKHLESHKHLLQTLMYLNPWRLPFGWKQVPGRKFLESMVKMEEKERGWSQVVLKVMDLPFSLLNRINPPSFEKVMDELRIHQVVLKRNIPPCQTYSQCFENKTFPILGHNFIVSYECSHPSCDSMYDSLLCLMCGRLLVNQEDYAHVFSWEHVSTFLERFHPGSLTPQCDAKTFLELANKAARIHMVSHMQKIRLDRPIKESCTYDKVKVILGAAKKRGSKGLIIPLILPQAPLANGLPSKLKKLPLKNGNKSLTKSNGASTPKETKDETGQQRSGHVPTFIKEESQQKMPSIAQDEEIGNKKQIQISRENTPCEKKLKIKCETLEQKGTATTSVSNVVEAEVLGFASIETDSKSSALCSSSSNSTPIVVSSGFIAQAPNTSCTTNPTILLTTTASSRSTTSPYSYATKSGGVVETTYSATAPASIYMPKSGRVATTTSGSSVTNHIGSLTTTTPVVTSTTSGNRYALNVSRAAETTPSLTVVTQSTALKSQYATKSSRVTTTTALSCHTTITKSSAPTCSGNTKSYIVAETLPSDSSTSTKYMALSATTTLFSSRRVTSMYSSGTASTPKVTATTTCTTKSGNITTFSSGTSTTKKSTAPATVCTAPSSRVAASTTKSTEMNIHDCSTPSTGPGIKTKPVATTVTHGTTKTKTTPVIHDAKSSSLGTAPRTTTNLEATTVIHGAAPIISYPSPTIKDTATNPIHDATTSKLITTASTSSVTSCVVSTLEITAANSDPRTSITVSSSLHKAPKDGTERRIQGSSRTCEKNLSVPSHVVVPTSAEAVVRHRKSLNTDSKQKLYMCHPPSSRPGTSTAKIMNSKTKPTVSKIGQSFIVAVNCSGRKQSYCTLCGIRLDRSSHPTENIHLYNYMKWRFPELTDEQLAGINLEDFIFGMTEVEKCMGLRNFQTIRVTNDEYNHLSELPEAQALQKLKTHFLVSSNTLTALEQVSPASLHGATSPEDALDTEAHASTSTSLTAEPEATVQTTRQGEFSETMSGQQKIDDHDDFAEENPEGLNDSLTSVSLGPESQLNEENDDECSPSVLLGPDLHIGDTDVKDMEESLSSFNEPSPELSLGPEQQIASTGSKDVQDLEGSESGSSLELIEPDTHFSDRELELEDEDLEVSNRASPSSPGPELPPELETGTQNRIVRCKTERESILHDAPIDEGSNVSQVPILGPGNGSNLNSFLWVRYRSKKPIIGLSSVYECCGTLKDSFYLCESCDQKFSLQDICQHIVSDEHQLKYMLRAYPHLLDSFWYDEDLMQEMKLDILNDVIVKIAAQERSKNSDAKVVFLCQDMYESVWNAPFAEALDMLQHGTFQPGVSSQQNENRASEQQSGQTKDLPVDMNADSVPASSSARTSFGAQKTCTSSHIPTQPSILSPVCSTSPPFQMKVEQMDMQYKPPENLVSVTKAPYFVQVKNEPMSWQVQPHERPSPISKDQPSLEVKAVTMPQEHETAKAISEEQLHFKVKDKPKPQVSETTKAIPEKQIEDIKSAFPLKPKSKSAGRTFETHPSFEWIFEPVSSESDSGEPAGVIFEKCSYHTKAEHLPSESASFETVDPVFEGQPRYQIKAVLMPSESESFKTAGPKFNEQPSFDWIFEPVSSESESGETAGPIFEKHSYRAKAEPLPSVSESFETADHLKAGLMPSESEPFETAGPIYMEQPGFQMKAEPMPQECQGHGTADPVLEEFQMPNIFQIKDGVALLPLGSPVTATQGTDNVPSSQVKAEIVLLEDISPFSIGCISKTQPSSQRKHDLICPESTPVTKMPSSFHVEEAFPKDVTSSTLGPTISEEEYLPTKKRASLESLDDLIRICTNKTQNIDFRPVKCKRKSMETHPPPFSGNLAPGDHSGSVIQETNSSLKKCHPKAVDGIAVSTSQPIAQGSNLMSVQPINVTRNSRWDSKTLKSPSTRQGIQCVTADLPPARSSPQECSMIKSQSAVPGMQCVMPDPPPASVIQETNSSSKKCPPKAVDGIVVSTSHPIAQGSNLMSVQPINVASKSRWDSKTLKSPSTRQGIQSVTQDPPPARSSPQECSMIMTDNSTNTVVSREPNLFKTEKPQLANISQSSIPEQTEVLQCHTILENRVQYDCKLDKDHRQMAAPQGNTNTVELSENRVNCNLDRAHREMLTGAMAGPSESQLSSSGSHIPFVSQVNSESAPIALTTDHRTAGSHSLGKNNVEESSALQFHFPQGANHFTMPFLGHYPSAMGWMNQPSQQWLQHQQYSLPWVQNTVNWTNDPNYLCNFSFATALYPGHILPPVPSGGQGNVSFSQPSKAQFSKNK
- the LOC130910324 gene encoding uncharacterized protein LOC130910324 isoform X5, with product MTSFFELHFDTKWREGLACQICLTKYKIFAEFKRHISSKEHQKKMTQVFQTESLSPSGKLPRIIVIERDVQLTTQQPLLGLQLLTICFSRTLSKVFYLCHICKENVRDNNILEHLNSNHHRVNYHSNNPDMEQLPCEDMSPSGRKRKLEENSDAGWMGALKILNLPQRLLNLYKDFSYYQAVMKSLDAYKVPKLFEVGSEPKKLRIEEAQRNGPPHPDASEKSYKILCQNCNIEFNTQAQYFQHVENDQHVMWTRSLTRQGNNHSSSNPIELKDPRKAAQSFLSQSLNEGIFNQLDEHSVPGASMMVFCYCSKAKCDPICTCCACQDTFPKDLLKKHLESHKHLLQTLMYLNPWRLPFGWKQVPGRKFLESMVKMEEKERGWSQVVLKVMDLPFSLLNRINPPSFEKVMDELRIHQVVLKRNIPPCQTYSQCFENKTFPILGHNFIVSYECSHPSCDSMYDSLLCLMCGRLLVNQEDYAHVFSWEHVSTFLERFHPGSLTPQCDAKTFLELANKAARIHMVSHMQKIRLDRPIKESCTYDKVKVILGAAKKRGSKGLIIPLILPQAPLETLPSDSSTSTKYMALSATTTLFSSRRVTSMYSSGTASTPKVTATTTCTTKSGNITTFSSGTSTTKKSTAPATVCTAPSSRVAASTTKSTEMNIHDCSTPSTGPGIKTKPVATTVTHGTTKTKTTPVIHDAKSSSLGTAPRTTTNLEATTVIHGAAPIISYPSPTIKDTATNPIHDATTSKLITTASTSSVTSCVVSTLEITAANSDPRTSITVSSSLHKAPKDGTERRIQGSSRTCEKNLSVPSHVVVPTSAEAVVRHRKSLNTDSKQKLYMCHPPSSRPGTSTAKIMNSKTKPTVSKIGQSFIVAVNCSGRKQSYCTLCGIRLDRSSHPTENIHLYNYMKWRFPELTDEQLAGINLEDFIFGMTEVEKCMGLRNFQTIRVTNDEYNHLSELPEAQALQKLKTHFLVSSNTLTALEQVSPASLHGATSPEDALDTEAHASTSTSLTAEPEATVQTTRQGEFSETMSGQQKIDDHDDFAEENPEGLNDSLTSVSLGPESQLNEENDDECSPSVLLGPDLHIGDTDVKDMEESLSSFNEPSPELSLGPEQQIASTGSKDVQDLEGSESGSSLELIEPDTHFSDRELELEDEDLEVSNRASPSSPGPELPPELETGTQNRIVRCKTERESILHDAPIDEGSNVSQVPILGPGNGSNLNSFLWVRYRSKKPIIGLSSVYECCGTLKDSFYLCESCDQKFSLQDICQHIVSDEHQLKYMLRAYPHLLDSFWYDEDLMQEMKLDILNDVIVKIAAQERSKNSDAKVVFLCQDMYESVWNAPFAEALDMLQHGTFQPGVSSQQNENRASEQQSGQTKDLPVDMNADSVPASSSARTSFGAQKTCTSSHIPTQPSILSPVCSTSPPFQMKVEQMDMQYKPPENLVSVTKAPYFVQVKNEPMSWQVQPHERPSPISKDQPSLEVKAVTMPQEHETAKAISEEQLHFKVKDKPKPQVSETTKAIPEKQIEDIKSAFPLKPKSKSAGRTFETHPSFEWIFEPVSSESDSGEPAGVIFEKCSYHTKAEHLPSESASFETVDPVFEGQPRYQIKAVLMPSESESFKTAGPKFNEQPSFDWIFEPVSSESESGETAGPIFEKHSYRAKAEPLPSVSESFETADHLKAGLMPSESEPFETAGPIYMEQPGFQMKAEPMPQECQGHGTADPVLEEFQMPNIFQIKDGVALLPLGSPVTATQGTDNVPSSQVKAEIVLLEDISPFSIGCISKTQPSSQRKHDLICPESTPVTKMPSSFHVEEAFPKDVTSSTLGPTISEEEYLPTKKRASLESLDDLIRICTNKTQNIDFRPVKCKRKSMETHPPPFSGNLAPGDHSGSVIQETNSSLKKCHPKAVDGIAVSTSQPIAQGSNLMSVQPINVTRNSRWDSKTLKSPSTRQGIQCVTADLPPARSSPQECSMIKSQSAVPGMQCVMPDPPPASVIQETNSSSKKCPPKAVDGIVVSTSHPIAQGSNLMSVQPINVASKSRWDSKTLKSPSTRQGIQSVTQDPPPARSSPQECSMIMTDNSTNTVVSREPNLFKTEKPQLANISQSSIPEQTEVLQCHTILENRVQYDCKLDKDHRQMAAPQGNTNTVELSENRVNCNLDRAHREMLTGAMAGPSESQLSSSGSHIPFVSQVNSESAPIALTTDHRTAGSHSLGKNNVEESSALQFHFPQGANHFTMPFLGHYPSAMGWMNQPSQQWLQHQQYSLPWVQNTVNWTNDPNYLCNFSFATALYPGHILPPVPSGGQGNVSFSQPSKAQFSKNK